TGCTGATATATTTCTTTTTAAAATTCCTTCATAAGATTGTCGTAATTATTTTTAAACAAATCTCTTTTATCTTTTTGAAAAATATTTTTTATTTCCTCTGTATATGCACGATTAATTTCCAATTGTTGTTTTTTTAACTCACTAATAACAGATCTTGCTCTATCTTTTTCTTCTTGCGTATACCCATAACCAGACCTAAAGGGAGCTAAAATCTGCGTCAAATAACCTTCTTCTGCATCAATTTTCTCAAATTTTTTAATTGAATTGTCTATTAATTGTGCTAATTTCTTATCAGCTTGATGAATAATATAATCCTGTTCTCCAATTATTTTTGCAAATTGTGCACGTGTAATTTTACCTTTATCAAAGTTTTCTTTTGCTGCATCTTTAATTGTTGTCGCGTCATTTTTAATTTTTTCAACAGTAACAGTTGCTTTTTGTAATTTATTAGTTTCACGTACAAGCTTATCATCAGATGAAAGCTTCAAATCTGTATCTTTACTCATTAATTCTTTCTGGGGATCTCTAGCAAAAACATATGATTGCACTATTACAAAAACAAAAAAAATCTTACCGACAAACAATATCTTATTTACAAATTTCATACATTATCCTTTAGTTTAAACCTAATTGCCAAACATATCATATTATTTACGTATGATCATAGCAAAAAAATATTCTCTTTGTAAATAAAATTAAAAAAATATATAAAATTAAACAACAAAAATTGCTAAATTATCCTCTTAGACGCATAAAATAAACACCGGGATAATAAAATCGAAGAATAGATCTAAAATCACTTCCATTAAGGACCTGCCTAAAAGCACCCCACTGACACAACCCAATATGATGCCCAAAACCACGCCCCGTAAAAATTACTTTACCGGCCTTTTTGCTAACATCAAAATAAAAACTTTTAACCTCTTTAAGCATCGAATATAATTTTTTACCTGAAATAGCTACATTATATTTTGGACCGTCAAATCGTACCTCAGTTACCAAGCCTGCTCGATCTCTTTTTGTTATACAAACTTCATGCAATTTTGTAAAATTGTCCTGCTGCTGTTTTATAAGCTGTTCAAATACAGCGTATTCATATAATACTTGCCAAGAATATAATGCAAATTCTTTACAATATGTGCATGCATAAGTTCGCGCAAGATACGGAGCTTTAGAGAAATCAAAATCATCAATGTGTGCTGGAATAATACCGCCACAACAACAATCAAACATAGCTAAAATAGGTTTACCATTAAAACCAAGCACTATACCTCTTGTTTGTTCAACCGCCGCTCTTAATACAGGTAACTCATGTCTACCCTGATACGTTTGATGTACATTAGTGTTTTTTACATGAAAAGGCCGACTGCTACGATACGCTTCTAAAATCTTAAACATAACATAACTACGACATGCAACTGCAAATACCTTATTTACCTCTAATGGCCACCCTGGCCAACTTTCTGTCTTTAAAACAGCTGTAATATAATCTTCTAAATCAACTTTATTAATACATAGCACAGTACTTTTATAAGGTATAATTAAAAAGTCACCATCATATAAGGTACCATTACAAGCACCATGAGCCGATATAGGGCGCAAATGAATCGCGGCTTTTAAGCGCTTACCGTTATAAAACAAACAACCCCGTTTGACTGAAATGGTACATTCTTTTATTTTAATTTTTTTTTTCACAACTCCATCATTACCATTGCTAAATTGTACAATAAAACCATCAGAAGAATTAAAAAACCATTGCGCTGATGATACACTATCGCACTCAGCAAGTAACACACGTACAGATATTGAATGTTTTTTACTAATATTTTTTTGTTGAGATACACTCTTAAAATTAATCTCGCCAGGAAATAAATAGTTTATTCTTGCAGATATTATTGATTTGCAGAGATATGAATGCGATCGTATAACTAATTTTTTATTAAATGACACGATAGATGAAGTTGATGGGGTAACTACCCATGGCCACCGATGAGCATTAATGTTACTATGCATAAAAATAAAAAAAATAATGAATTTATAAGAGAATGCCATGATGTTTTAATAACGCAATATAATGTTTAGGAGGAAATACTTTACCATCAACGCCATAATTTGCCATTGCATCTGCCTC
This portion of the Candidatus Babeliales bacterium genome encodes:
- a CDS encoding SpoIID/LytB domain-containing protein; translated protein: MAFSYKFIIFFIFMHSNINAHRWPWVVTPSTSSIVSFNKKLVIRSHSYLCKSIISARINYLFPGEINFKSVSQQKNISKKHSISVRVLLAECDSVSSAQWFFNSSDGFIVQFSNGNDGVVKKKIKIKECTISVKRGCLFYNGKRLKAAIHLRPISAHGACNGTLYDGDFLIIPYKSTVLCINKVDLEDYITAVLKTESWPGWPLEVNKVFAVACRSYVMFKILEAYRSSRPFHVKNTNVHQTYQGRHELPVLRAAVEQTRGIVLGFNGKPILAMFDCCCGGIIPAHIDDFDFSKAPYLARTYACTYCKEFALYSWQVLYEYAVFEQLIKQQQDNFTKLHEVCITKRDRAGLVTEVRFDGPKYNVAISGKKLYSMLKEVKSFYFDVSKKAGKVIFTGRGFGHHIGLCQWGAFRQVLNGSDFRSILRFYYPGVYFMRLRG